Genomic segment of Glandiceps talaboti chromosome 17, keGlaTala1.1, whole genome shotgun sequence:
TTCGTATATCCGCGCGTATCCCTAGGCCCTGGGAGCTCATATCACCCATTTTCAGCCAACATACCCACCCACGTAGGTAGATCACCATATGACACACTTGataagatacattgtatatgcacTCAACATTTTGGTGAGAAGAGGAATGGCAGACAACATGTTAACCCAGTTATTATCAAAATCAGATAACGTACCCGATTACAAACCACAAGAGATAGCATTATGATGTTTGTGTATTGCATTATGCAGGAGTCGGTTCTAATCATTAGTGGAATTTTCCATTGATTTAATGGATATTGAACAATTACAACAAACCATGTAGGTATTAAAGGTCACCTGTATAAACTATGAGCAAAATACAAATGAAGGACATAATGACATGATTGTGAGTGTAGCTTGAGGTTTTAGTTATAATTTTCAATCGGTATTATATGAATTCCTGCCTTTTGGTAGAGCCAGGCTTTTCTATTTCATTTTGCATTCCTCTACCACCGTTCCTCTTCATTCACCCTTGAGTCACTCACTCCCTCAgttaatctctctctctctctctctctctctctctctctctctctctctctctctctctctctctctctctctcttgttaGTCTCTCCGATTCGTCTTATTATATGTGACAACTAGCTACacaaacataaaacaaacatgtattAACAATAAAATGGACGTGTATAACGTAATCAAGaaatgtaatagtattttaataacagtaaatatatacatattagcTGACAACATAATATACATTATCAATCAAAACTTAAGATATTTCACCATACTAACaccaaatatattcaaatactGAAACCCACTCTCAAATGAAAACAGTGCAAAGATTAGAagaatgttattaaaataaatacgTGTAAAGTCAGTTAGATTTATAGTTGCAGTTGtttgtgagtatgtatgtatgtatgtatgtatgtatgtatgtacaatgtatgtatgtatgtatgtatgtatgtatgtatgtatgtatgtatatgtatgtatgtatgtatgtatgtatgtatgtatgtacacacacacatacacacacacatatatatatgcttcTTATAAATACCTCTGTATTTGCGGACATTATTTTCGCAAGACGCTATTGTGTATCTTACTGTGTAAAGTATCAAATATCCAGACTCCATTCTACGTTGAAACCGAGCGTTAAGTCTTGGCAATATCACACAACTTTTAAGGATTAATATTTGCTGTGGCACGTACACGGAATAATACCACGTTGACATTATCGACAGCAGTGTTGTTATCAAACAGTGTTCCTTGCATCATATTACAGAGGTTCCATTCATTTTACACATACATCAACTgattatatattaaatatcgCACTCACACCAAGacaacattcaaaatgtcatacagttttttttttatcacttaCAGACTTTAAAGGTTATGTGTGTAATGTATGGAAATGTCAATTCTGAATAATATTGGAGTAAAAAGATATTGATAACAGCTGAGTGAAATATTATGCCACCAGCTGGTAATTAGAGTTAATTATTCAACAAGTTGTAAAGGTTACTAGATCTATTATTGATAACAAGTCATAACACGATATTTTATACATTGGGACACcttttaaatattcatgaggaTTTTCTGCTATGGGCTTCAAACATAACCAGTATTGCAGTTTAACCAGGCTTGCCGTTCCTAtcagaaatttgaataatagACGCACAGGTAAAGAAATACGGATCTGACCTTGATAGCAAGGCTGAAGTGACGATTATTGTTCAAAATGGCGATGAAGCGGAAGTGACGTTGAAATTGACACCGAGGCTCTAAACCTCGACTACGACTCAGTATCTCCGTATGGAACATTGTACACGTGACTATGCAACAACAGCATGTCATATTGAGGATCGAAACGTTGCAATAATGCTGCAGGGACAACACACATATCATTCAAAGATTCATTTAATATGCAAAGTGTAGAAATGTTAATGCCGTTTCCAAATGTGATGGCGAGGACATgatgttgtcattattttcaatcAAAATTTAGTGGGATTTATTTTAAAATCGTGCCATCTTCATGGAGAGATTTTAGTTGGTTGATATCCAATACCATGAAAGTTATACTCGCCTTCCGGTAATTTTAGAAGAGGAAAATACTTTACACATCACTTCCCTAATTCATCGGAATACTCGGAAGAAATAATATGAACGACTTCtttcgatttttaaaaaaaaaaaattttcactTGAGCATCCGGTGAAACAAAGTATTACATTTCAATCTGAGTAATGACGGGACAACATTGTCAAGGAAGATAAGGAAGATAAAGTAGCCTATGAcaagaaaattacaaatgtatacaccATGTGTTGCAGTTATTAGTCACAGTTCCATTGGTTTGGACTATTAAGTGGTTAAGCAATTAATTAaccattaaagtggccatgtggaagAGAACTTGGTATtccatttataaaataattctatCATGACTTactacttgacaaatcaaagtgaaacaaccTAGAcccaagtctgtatttgtaactgaatATATTGCAACagattaataaaatgtgtaaaatgtttgttattgtatgtacaatgtacacgtTAACTATCTttatgcaatgtattgagttacaaacaaactCTTGGTCTAGGTTGTTCCACAttagataaaattgttttataaacttaaaaaaaaatccatatggccactttaaatgaaatgaaccagTCCTGTCAAAAATatctaaaaactaaaaaaaattgaatttaatcACAATGTCAGCAAATTAACAAACCAATGTTGACTACATGAAATagacttaaagtggcacaaggtGAATTTATAAACCATACACTCGTGAAAATACTATATAGTATAAAATTAATCTCGATGGTTCCATCTATGACACTACACTTGgtttctgacattgttagaacagttgactgCCAAGTATGAATTCCTCGACATTTTTTGTATCTATAAAAAATGTCATAGGAATAtttatgtgttttattttaataacagGTTTGAGTAAAGTTATTATTGCAGGTGATGGTTACGCATGcgtcagtaagtagaatacttcgagtagtttttaaaaacacaGGATAAATCTCGccccaaaaatgtataaactcagcttgtgcgcAGTCACCATTGTAATAACTACATATCTCCTTTAAAAACCATATCAAATTGAACATTTACAGACTTCAATCCAATATACTTTAAAATTTATGATGCACTGTATCAATCAAAGACAATAAGCATCAATATATACAATCTGTTATATACTTACATCAACAAAGTGAATTATACGTTCCCGAATACAAAATGTCTGCTAAATCAACCGTTGGTCGTATGGTTATTATTGGCTAACAATTCACTGCCATGACAACGGTACTGATACAACGAGATAAGAGAGACAGGAACACTCTGGTATGTACGATAAAGTGAATTATatgttgaaaaatacaaaatggctgctaaAAAACGTCATCTGGTCACATGGTTAACAATAATTGCAATAACAGCAACATAACTCTTATAGAAAGTCCATGAGTACGTACATGGAATGCGATATTGTGTAAACATTGAGAAAACACGATAAACAAGAGTACAAGACACGACAACGGTTTATTCTAAATAAGGAATATGTATAGTCTGTAAACTGATTATTTTAcggttattttcatttaaatgatAACGAAATAGAAATTAACCACAAAACTTCACAGTTACCGACTTAAGtcctgtaaaagtgtaaacatGAATTCAGAGTTCGGCAAAAAATTGTTAATATCAAAACTTGTTTGCACGTACGACCTGAGTAACAACGCTTCCCGCCAAGGAAGGAAAAagtgaacatttcattttgacgAGACTCAGtctcacatttttattatttgcgATGTAACTTCAGAAAGTCAGAAAGTCTGCGTATGCGAGACTACACCATTTGTTAAAATCAGTAATTCCTATTACATATGAAATCCTAACAGACTTCTGCGGTTTCGCTATCGAGTCGTTTACGTCATATGTAGTTTGTAATTaaaaattacttcattatctcttcgcccccccccccccccaccatagACGACAtcttagtctcggttacccagatcTCGACTCTCGACGTTGAAGGGGCTAACCCCATGAACGGCGAGAATTGAGGGCTAACCCCCACTacgcgagagtctgggtaaccgacaCTAACAACATCTTAGACATCTCCAAATCCCACTGTGGAAGGTTGTAATTTAATGACTCACTTAGGGGGTTAAAATTCTACCTTAGAAGGCGTAGATTGCGTAGGCGATAGTTGACATTGTGTCAAGGTAGGCACACCAAATACGAAGATAAGAAAATCGATTTACAAATCTAGGTGACACAGCAAATACGTATCAAATTATCCACTACACTAAATGGGTTATCTGTAATTgttattatgcaaatcatgtGATATATGTGATATAACCAAGCCATACTTAATGATAGGTTATCTCTAATCGTTAGAATATTGACCATGCGATTGGTatttgtatatagtacattattCAGATTTATTtggtaaatatttttatattatatggTTGCTGAAATTACTGATAGAAAAATATGCACTGGCTTTTACTCTTAAAAATGGTGCCGCCTTTTCAGACTTTAATTATGTATACAATTACAAGAACTGAATATTTATATTGCATGCTGTTTATCATACTTCAAATTTTTGTTCAGAAATAGGCACTGGTGTTAAAAAACGTACACCAATCAACATGTATCTGGGGTATTATAAACATTGccgttttttttatatatatggCAGTGCAACATAAACGTACGTAGCACGCGAGGTAAAAcggtgattattttttttacaaaacgaGCACTTGAGTATTATGCATTTAGATGCATCAAATTTGCAAATTACAATTTACCTTACAAATAAAAAACGTGcataagttttatttattttgtatacgaAATTTCATGGTGAGCCTAGATTTTAAGACCCTGGATCGAGAATCATTGTGGACATAAATAGAACACATTACATAGAGCAGCTGTGAAAAAAACCTGCATAACAAATGTAGGTTTTTTTTACTGACGGTTTGAAATAGCATCGATCAACACAACCAATTACCGTTTATTGTTAGATACatcatctaatatatatatatatatatatatatatatatatatatatatatatatatatatatatatatatatatatatatatatatatatatatatatatatatatatatatatatatatatatatatatatatatatatatatatatatatatatatatatatatatatatatatatatatatatatatatatatatatatatatatatatatatatatatatatatatatatatatatatatatatatatatatatatatatatatatatatacacacacacacacacacacacacacacacattaatcTACAGTGATTATTCTGAGATTCTACGGTTATTATTTTCGTTCTTCTTAATTCCCACACGTATACCTGATTACATTATGAATTCACGACGGTGACATCTTTCCGACcgtgaaaaaaaatacaatcatcGAAATTTGTCTCGCAACATAAACATTAAATTTCccaatatacaatattatagaATATGTCCTTCGTCGAATCCTTGCCCTTTTCCGAATAATGAACAAActatgacctttaaccttagCGTATCAAACCTCTCAACAATGAATTACTTAACCCATTTACCAACACTCACGCACACGTTCTACTAAATTTTCGTATAGTATTCTTACTATTCAAATAAACGACCAGAGTTCAAGTTCAAAATCGATCGTTCACTGATAAGTGTTTTACCTGATGATTCACACAACTATCGTACCCTATTCTCGTCGAGAAACTCACTATCCTTATTTTCATTATCCCCGACACATTATCATCTCATCGTATACTCACTTGCATAGTGTTCGTTTTGAACTATtctaatttcatcatttttggcACAATTTAGCACTTCCTATATTAAACCCGTTTCTTTCTAAACACATCTGTTGTCTTTTTATTATTACATCACTATTTACAACCTAGCTCCTAATAAAATGTCAGCGTCACTTActtcaataaaacacatttgCGTCCATTTTGTAGGCCATTATTTCAATTATTAACAATTAACGGTTTACCGTTTTGTCAATGTAAAGCTGCCGTAAATGAGTGCAAAACAGCTTTAACTTTCCACGAGGTTAGCACCTCAAGGGACTTTCTCATGGAGAATGACGACCACAACAATTTATAGTATGAAAGactgtgtttacaatcatgtaatTATTCAAACCGTGCTGATTATAAACGGAATATTTCTACTAATTTAATCAGATTCGATGTAAGCACGGGTCTAACTGTTAATTTGTAAATGTCCTTGTCgcgggaaaattattgcttctgCCTTCATTGAAATCGCCACGAATAAATCATAACTTGCTCGTTTCTAATTTTTACGCAGCCACATTTCGCGCCAAAAATTCCGTCGTCTGCGACTTTTTAAAATTCTTAAAACACATTAAacttttaactttattttcgaGAACATTCTTAATATTTAGACAATATTTGGTGaaaaataaccaaaataaaagttttattacaaaaccATTCAATATCAAACAGTGACCGATTAAAATTTGCGGTAGTTTTCATGAACTACGACCAACCGTGTTCGCTTTATACGTACAGAAGAACACGCTACATATCTAATACCAACgtcacaaaataaaatttgttgtCAAAGGAACCGCATACACATTTCGAAATTCTTCAACAAGTTTTATAGTACATCATCGCGAATACTCTCGAAAACCGCGAGAAAACATTTTCGCGCCAAGATCTTTCTTTATAGCATAGCCTGCGTATTTTCTGACGTGGCTCCTATCAATATTACTACCACGCATGTCATGTCATCTATCTACACATGTATCATTTATCATGTGTACCCGTATGTACtggaaaaaaatatcattaGTCACACAGCATTGCCTGACACAGTGTACAAAACAGAACACTGTTGAATTTTAGTTCTAATCTTGTTACTGTTAATCTATTTGTGTGTTACTGTAACATGATTACAATATTTTTCAAGGTGATGCCATTCGTAAGTGAAAAGATTGAAGAACGACAGCTAAATACTTTCTCACTAACAATGAAACACGTATTCAATCGAAATAAAAGGTAAAAAGTAATTATGAAAGGTCACGAGCACAAAAGGACACAGAATAAAGGAATTttgtacaaatcaaaataatttttttcttcatttttgtgTATAAATTTCCCTATTTCGAATCATGGATAAAAATCAGTGTTATCCTGGAAGCCATTTTCTGTTCTAATGAATATAAGCATACTGAAATGAAACACAAGTCGTTACTATGGATACCAGGATTGTGTTCATCTGATCATTTTTAGACATTTTAATATAAGCAGGGGTAAAAccatttttataaacttgtaTATTCACTATGGCGTAAATCAAATGTCTTAGTAACGAAATTGCTAGACGTTACCCTGACAACCGTCAAATCAGCAAACATATTTGGGTTTGACATCTGTCGAAAGTTGTCAAAGATGAACTTTTGAAATGACGTGTTACCTCTGTTCAATGACCTTTTTACCGAGGTCACAGCTGAGCGACACTTCCTCGTGCCATTCGGGACCCGAAGAAATTTCACATAGATCTCGTTCCCAGGTTTGACTGCACACTCCGGTTTCATCTTTTACACAATACCATAGATACGACGGCTCATCTAGCATACCGTGTGTGACACAATCTCCGTTACTGTACATCAACTTCGTATCGTACTGTATATTGCCGAACGGAACTTTATCAGTTGGTCGGATATATTCGAATCCAAAGATGATACTTTTCATGGCAGGGTCGCTGAATTCCGGGGGACACTGCTGACCAAGAACGCCTTTGTCCAGGGTTTTGTTGCACAAGTATTCGATGTGCGTGATGGGGTCCACGTCGTAGTTCGCGACGTCTTCTAAACTGATGAGGATGTGGTTTTGGTAATGTGATGGCATAGCGATATACGCATTCTGTAATCCGTATGTATGAGTGCTTTTTAACTGCTGGAGGTTACGGATGAAAACTGCGACTGAGCATGAAACAACTAAGCCTGTACCGACGAACGAGAAAGCAAGCACGATGACGCTGCTCATAGGATTTTCACAGCACGTACCTTTGAAACAGAAATTGAAGAGCAGTTTGAAGAATTTGAATAAACATACGGTAGTGGCGACGGCTACTGTCAACAACTGCGTCACC
This window contains:
- the LOC144448321 gene encoding uncharacterized protein LOC144448321, with translation MPGEGGGTSTSVKYHRGVTSTVPGLDDDRGWDWKTIVVIILGFIDVLTDWLNYSAWANLSAGLLVGPPHTMTLFGLLVFSIAGTFTFIFDSVNSFFKATGRKHITQDYAGLVPMWLEDIPLAFLNVLIAPCSWATAKVTQLLTVAVATTVCLFKFFKLLFNFCFKGTCCENPMSSVIVLAFSFVGTGLVVSCSVAVFIRNLQQLKSTHTYGLQNAYIAMPSHYQNHILISLEDVANYDVDPITHIEYLCNKTLDKGVLGQQCPPEFSDPAMKSIIFGFEYIRPTDKVPFGNIQYDTKLMYSNGDCVTHGMLDEPSYLWYCVKDETGVCSQTWERDLCEISSGPEWHEEVSLSCDLGKKVIEQR